A region of Desulfolithobacter dissulfuricans DNA encodes the following proteins:
- a CDS encoding DNA internalization-related competence protein ComEC/Rec2 has translation MKRSRPFSTSPVPETRAPRPIWHPVRWCSGNLLPVVAICFVAGAWSARSYPCAPGLYPALIAVAAICSLGLLFLYHKRSPTGLIFLLPLFLLAGYMHTARHLLPPANPTHIYQRITQRATIHLTGTVLGMVTWDGEKTRLTLASETLFLPGKAPERLAETTTFRPVHGKIRLSLRGRPTRPIRSGDRLLLMATVDRIHNYRTVGSFDYQLHMAAREIYVSGWIPSPDHIWPIPARASLPQKLKELPGQVRQEMGDFLAATLEPGPASLYQALLIGDRSRVPPEVLEHFKISGCMHLLAISGMHMGLLGLMLYGSLLWLLKRSTRLMLAFHVETLAALLTMAPLFLYALVAGMHLPVLRALIMALLLLLAVVLRRQRSLIHVLAAALLVILAIQPLALFTVSFQLSFAAVLGIILAIPRLQEKFARAGHGSTRIRTWIQGAFLVSCLATIATLPIMLFHFNRISLIGPVMNLLVEPLLCLWALPIGLVAAPLIPIQAELARGLLTLGSLGLEGARNLTAAASHIPLASVQTITPSAGEIITYLAALSLFFLPGKKPWCLIGGAVLLVLVTFHFTAGLWFTKEPGQTTVAFLDVGQGSSTFIRMDDGTTLLVDGGGNHSSRFDIGERVIGPYLARQRVWRLDQMIITHPDSDHTSGSGFLLDRFRPKIIHVNTIDPDDHRSFGQLLSRARERNIPVVVGRKGEVYHQGVNTSLRCLGMNGTGDLSSLSGNDLGLVIRLDHGPVGFLFPGDISIRAEKVLLADKWSGRRLAADLLLAPHHGSDSSSSRDFISRVNPRLIVASAARAKSGWFPGQRNLQLWRQEQIPLLTTGNSGTITCSTDGVRLECTTFEKKRLRLK, from the coding sequence TTGAAGAGATCAAGGCCCTTCTCCACCAGTCCGGTTCCTGAAACCCGCGCTCCCCGTCCCATTTGGCACCCGGTCCGCTGGTGCTCCGGCAATCTATTGCCCGTGGTGGCCATCTGCTTTGTCGCCGGAGCCTGGTCCGCCAGATCGTATCCCTGTGCGCCAGGCCTGTATCCGGCGCTCATCGCGGTTGCAGCTATCTGCAGCCTGGGCCTGCTTTTCCTGTACCACAAGCGTAGCCCCACCGGTCTTATATTTCTGCTGCCCCTCTTTCTCCTGGCCGGATATATGCACACCGCCCGCCACCTGCTCCCACCGGCCAATCCCACCCATATCTACCAGCGCATCACCCAGAGAGCCACCATCCACCTGACCGGCACCGTGCTTGGCATGGTGACCTGGGACGGAGAAAAAACCCGGCTGACCCTGGCCAGCGAGACCCTGTTCCTGCCCGGAAAAGCACCGGAGCGCCTGGCGGAAACAACAACGTTCAGGCCGGTTCACGGCAAAATCCGCCTGTCCCTGCGCGGCCGGCCAACCCGACCGATCAGGAGTGGCGACCGACTGCTGCTCATGGCCACCGTTGACCGGATCCACAACTACCGAACGGTGGGCAGTTTCGATTATCAACTGCACATGGCGGCCCGGGAGATATATGTCTCCGGCTGGATCCCCTCCCCCGATCACATCTGGCCCATCCCGGCCCGGGCCTCGCTCCCCCAGAAACTGAAAGAGCTTCCCGGCCAGGTGCGCCAGGAGATGGGTGATTTCCTGGCCGCGACCCTGGAACCCGGGCCAGCCAGCCTCTACCAGGCCCTGCTCATCGGCGACCGGTCCCGGGTTCCGCCGGAGGTGCTCGAACATTTCAAGATTTCCGGCTGCATGCATTTACTGGCCATCTCCGGCATGCACATGGGGTTGCTGGGGCTCATGCTCTACGGCTCCCTGCTCTGGCTCCTGAAACGCTCCACCCGCCTCATGCTGGCCTTCCATGTAGAGACTCTGGCCGCCCTTCTCACCATGGCCCCCCTTTTTCTCTATGCCCTTGTCGCCGGCATGCACCTGCCAGTGCTCCGGGCCCTGATCATGGCCCTGCTCCTGCTCCTGGCCGTGGTCCTGCGGCGTCAGAGGTCACTGATCCATGTCCTGGCCGCCGCGCTGCTGGTCATCCTTGCCATCCAGCCCCTGGCCCTGTTCACGGTTTCGTTTCAGCTCTCCTTTGCCGCGGTACTGGGCATCATCCTGGCCATTCCCAGGCTCCAGGAAAAGTTCGCCCGGGCCGGCCACGGGAGTACCAGGATCCGGACCTGGATCCAGGGCGCCTTTCTGGTTTCCTGCCTGGCCACCATTGCCACCCTGCCCATCATGCTGTTTCATTTCAACCGGATTTCCCTGATCGGTCCGGTCATGAACCTGCTCGTCGAACCCCTTCTCTGCCTGTGGGCCCTGCCCATCGGCCTGGTGGCCGCTCCCCTTATCCCCATCCAGGCTGAGCTGGCCCGGGGCCTCCTTACCCTGGGCAGCCTTGGGTTGGAGGGAGCCCGAAACCTGACAGCAGCCGCCAGCCATATCCCCCTGGCCTCCGTGCAGACAATCACCCCCTCGGCCGGGGAAATAATCACCTACCTGGCAGCACTGTCGCTCTTTTTCCTGCCCGGGAAAAAACCATGGTGCCTAATTGGCGGCGCCGTGCTCCTGGTCCTGGTGACGTTCCATTTCACGGCCGGGCTCTGGTTTACAAAAGAACCGGGCCAGACCACGGTAGCCTTCCTCGATGTGGGCCAGGGTTCCAGCACCTTTATCCGCATGGATGACGGAACCACCCTGCTCGTGGATGGCGGCGGCAACCATTCCAGCCGCTTTGATATCGGCGAGCGGGTCATTGGACCCTACCTGGCCCGACAGCGGGTCTGGCGCCTGGACCAGATGATCATCACCCATCCGGACAGCGACCACACGTCGGGTAGCGGTTTTCTCCTGGACAGATTCCGTCCGAAAATCATCCATGTCAACACCATCGATCCGGATGACCACCGGTCTTTTGGTCAACTGCTCTCCCGGGCCAGGGAACGAAACATTCCTGTTGTCGTGGGACGCAAGGGCGAGGTGTACCACCAGGGTGTCAACACATCTCTGCGCTGTCTTGGCATGAATGGGACCGGGGACCTGTCCTCCCTTTCGGGAAACGATCTGGGGCTGGTGATCCGGCTGGATCACGGCCCCGTCGGTTTCCTTTTCCCCGGAGACATCTCTATCCGGGCGGAAAAGGTCCTTCTGGCCGACAAATGGAGTGGCAGGCGACTGGCCGCTGACCTGCTGCTCGCCCCCCATCACGGCAGCGACAGCTCATCCTCCAGGGATTTTATCTCCCGGGTCAACCCGCGACTGATCGTCGCTTCCGCAGCCCGGGCAAAATCCGGCTGGTTTCCCGGGCAGCGGAACCTGCAGCTCTGGCGCCAGGAACAGATTCCGCTGCTCACCACCGGCAACAGCGGTACCATTACCTGCTCCACCGACGGCGTCCGGCTGGAATGCACGACCTTTGAAAAAAAGCGCTTGAGACTGAAGTGA
- a CDS encoding type IV pilus twitching motility protein PilT — protein MAQIDAFFKLMNDEGASDLHMLAGQQPVLRIRGDIERVKFKVLQNEELRAMLYEICPEDKIKIFEETGDMDFGYEIPGLARYRCNYFQQKNGIGAVFREIPSDILTCEQLGLPKVIAKLAALPKGLVLVTGPTGSGKSTTLAAIVDEANKTRKDHILTIEDPVEFVHKSQKCIINHREVGTHTKSFATALRGALREDPDIIMVGEMRDLETISLAMEAAMTGHLVFGTLHTLNAMKTVDRIIEIFPANQQGQVRSTLADALRAVVSQTLFKRVDVKGRVAALEILICTPAVRNLIREGKTYQIPSVMQTGKKYGMQTLDDAIMELLQKKRISAEDAYANCVEKQKFVKFLRKPPTDFTEV, from the coding sequence ATGGCGCAGATAGATGCTTTTTTTAAACTGATGAATGACGAAGGGGCCTCGGACCTGCACATGCTCGCCGGCCAGCAGCCGGTACTGCGTATCCGCGGGGATATCGAGCGGGTCAAGTTCAAGGTGCTGCAGAACGAAGAGCTTCGGGCCATGCTCTACGAGATCTGTCCCGAGGACAAGATCAAGATCTTCGAGGAGACCGGAGACATGGATTTCGGCTACGAGATCCCCGGTCTTGCCCGCTACCGCTGCAACTATTTTCAACAGAAAAACGGGATCGGGGCTGTCTTCCGGGAAATTCCCAGTGATATCCTGACCTGTGAACAGTTGGGGCTGCCCAAGGTCATAGCCAAGCTTGCGGCCCTGCCCAAAGGGTTGGTGCTGGTGACCGGTCCCACCGGATCAGGTAAGTCGACAACTCTGGCCGCCATTGTTGATGAGGCCAACAAGACCAGGAAGGATCATATCCTCACCATCGAGGACCCGGTGGAGTTTGTTCACAAGAGTCAGAAATGCATCATCAATCACCGGGAGGTCGGGACCCATACCAAATCCTTTGCCACCGCCCTGCGCGGAGCCCTGCGCGAGGACCCTGACATTATCATGGTCGGTGAGATGCGGGATCTGGAAACCATCTCTCTGGCCATGGAGGCGGCCATGACAGGTCATCTGGTCTTTGGCACTCTGCACACCCTCAATGCCATGAAAACCGTTGACCGCATCATTGAAATCTTTCCGGCCAACCAGCAGGGGCAGGTCCGTTCCACCCTGGCTGATGCCCTGCGGGCAGTGGTTTCCCAGACCCTGTTCAAGCGGGTAGATGTCAAGGGCAGGGTGGCGGCTCTGGAGATACTGATCTGTACCCCGGCGGTCAGAAATCTGATCCGGGAAGGTAAAACCTACCAGATTCCTTCGGTGATGCAGACCGGCAAGAAGTACGGCATGCAGACCCTGGATGATGCGATCATGGAATTGCTGCAGAAAAAACGAATCAGTGCCGAAGACGCCTATGCCAACTGCGTGGAGAAACAGAAGTTTGTCAAGTTTCTCCGCAAGCCGCCCACCGATTTCACCGAGGTGTAA
- a CDS encoding 3-deoxy-D-manno-octulosonic acid transferase: MRREFPEAVLVVSVTTRTGMELAAERLEGIVNHLLYSPFDLPPVVSRFIGRLQPDLFILVETDFWPNWLLGLRQKQIPSLLVNGRISQASFRRYQRLAWFFRPMFQSFTRLSLQSASDRSRCLELGIAADAIRILGNLKYDTGLPDNRRVAPSREKTGLDHQARIWLCGSTHRGEEETLLRVALELKSEIPDLVLVLAPRDVNRREELVRLAQKLGCKPVLRSRWLQEPGNRDRIDMLLLLDTIGELAGWYQLADLAFIGGSLVPEGGHNPLEAATCSVPVLFGPHMDDFTDIAAEMLACGGARTVHSGEEMLGLARDILNRPDQHQAMQRAQQQLIAKHSEVTTRHIEEIKALLHQSGS; this comes from the coding sequence CTGCGGCGTGAATTTCCCGAAGCGGTCCTGGTGGTGAGCGTGACCACCAGGACCGGCATGGAGCTGGCAGCAGAGCGGCTGGAGGGAATTGTCAACCACCTGCTCTACAGTCCCTTTGATCTCCCGCCGGTGGTCAGCCGCTTTATCGGCCGGTTGCAGCCGGATCTCTTTATCCTGGTGGAAACCGATTTCTGGCCCAACTGGCTCCTTGGCCTCCGGCAAAAACAGATTCCCTCCCTGCTGGTCAATGGCAGAATTTCCCAGGCCTCCTTCCGCCGCTACCAACGCTTGGCCTGGTTCTTCCGGCCCATGTTCCAAAGCTTCACCCGCCTGTCCCTGCAGTCTGCCAGCGACAGGTCCAGGTGCCTGGAGCTGGGCATTGCGGCCGACGCCATCCGCATCCTCGGCAACCTGAAATATGACACCGGGTTGCCGGATAACCGCCGGGTGGCCCCAAGTCGGGAAAAGACCGGACTGGATCACCAGGCACGAATCTGGCTCTGTGGCTCCACCCACCGGGGAGAAGAAGAAACTCTCCTTCGTGTCGCCCTGGAACTCAAAAGCGAAATCCCGGACCTGGTGCTGGTCCTGGCGCCCCGGGACGTGAACCGACGCGAAGAGCTGGTCCGGCTGGCCCAAAAACTTGGCTGCAAGCCGGTACTGCGTTCCCGCTGGCTCCAGGAACCAGGCAACAGAGACAGGATCGACATGTTGCTCCTGCTCGACACCATAGGCGAACTGGCAGGCTGGTACCAGCTGGCGGACCTGGCCTTTATCGGTGGCTCCCTGGTTCCGGAAGGGGGACACAATCCCCTGGAAGCAGCGACCTGCTCGGTCCCGGTCCTCTTTGGTCCCCACATGGATGATTTCACCGATATAGCAGCCGAAATGCTGGCCTGCGGCGGAGCCAGGACCGTTCATTCAGGCGAGGAGATGCTTGGCCTGGCCAGGGATATCCTCAACAGGCCCGATCAGCACCAGGCCATGCAGAGGGCCCAACAGCAGCTGATAGCAAAACACAGCGAGGTGACCACAAGACATATTGAAGAGATCAAGGCCCTTCTCCACCAGTCCGGTTCCTGA
- a CDS encoding TIGR00730 family Rossman fold protein: protein MQRKFNRMLQAENGYCLEKMTTGDSWRMFRILSEFVEGFDTLSAIKQPAVTIYGSARTPEDHPDYIKAREIACRLANHGYAIITGGGPGIMEAANRGAADAGGISIGLNIDLPHEQESNPYVNMPLDFRYFFVRKVMFMKYSMAFICLPGGFGSLDEFFESITLIQTRKVKPFPIILVGSDFWGGLVDWIRDRLLASGKIEDEDLLLFETIDEVDKVVRHIRKTVVF, encoded by the coding sequence ATGCAGCGAAAATTCAATAGAATGCTTCAGGCGGAAAATGGATACTGCCTGGAAAAGATGACCACCGGGGATTCCTGGCGGATGTTTCGCATCCTGTCCGAATTTGTCGAGGGCTTTGATACCCTGTCTGCCATCAAGCAGCCGGCGGTAACCATCTATGGCTCGGCCCGGACCCCGGAAGATCATCCCGATTATATCAAGGCCCGTGAGATAGCCTGCCGCCTTGCCAACCACGGCTATGCCATCATTACCGGCGGCGGACCCGGTATCATGGAGGCGGCCAACCGCGGGGCCGCGGACGCAGGCGGCATATCCATCGGACTCAATATCGATCTGCCCCACGAGCAGGAGTCCAACCCATATGTCAACATGCCCCTTGATTTCCGGTACTTCTTTGTCCGTAAGGTCATGTTCATGAAATATTCCATGGCCTTTATCTGTCTGCCTGGCGGGTTTGGCTCTCTGGATGAGTTTTTTGAGTCAATCACCCTGATCCAGACCAGAAAGGTCAAGCCCTTCCCGATTATTCTGGTGGGCTCGGATTTCTGGGGCGGGCTGGTGGACTGGATAAGGGACCGGTTGCTGGCGAGTGGCAAGATCGAGGATGAGGATCTCCTGCTTTTTGAGACCATCGACGAGGTGGACAAGGTGGTGCGCCATATTCGCAAAACCGTGGTCTTCTAG
- a CDS encoding tetratricopeptide repeat protein, producing the protein MLQPLFSRDRELRLEDLKLLAGELIPVVADLLPVPAQIDFWYPGARNSLVPEAELVTVCRDGGPTVCRDILVIPLALSGGEAGAVLVSAVDGPLLRKMAPEWLGDLQRRVQRQLQQCCLGYVDPLTGLYSLRALQRADVSAGRNRSMFLVRTIFRTTRAGTGLQQLIRLAHFFEAAQPGFRFYLGQGLFCLVFDVVEKPAAIARRLLRVLRREGCSGVHVGFLSAAEKSLSHMLEQCWGALLTAERRGPFSLCESGLDADPASHPLAMAPRRVVARLQRLWRGLDRFALVLLESEEQPPSSWTGILAEVLPGEVSLVPWGSRRAFVLFPGMEGGAAREQAGKFLDHLSHRSGACFSAGIGCWPCLGYSRTATIRNCRKAILHGSFYGPGACVVFDHLSLNVSGDHSFDEGDYRQAVSEYRLGLRLRPDDTNLLNSLGVALCEMNRLREAGRCFSRVLEQDPDDQMALVNLGYVRRLQGREQEAVAFFEQALVLKQQEEDPDGLRDLALQLGRLYCRLYRFPEAVTLFGRLEEGWSGRQEFYYCRLFGAACLETGREERAVTLLQRGLRVYPHDARSISMLGLSYILTGQGDELGLELCRKALAMNEANPWLWLYMGRALCRLGRHREAWQALRRVGRRKHVRLAADLLRAELWAATGSRSRAADQLNRILQYENLPVPVAELVHGRLDALAAPVKEK; encoded by the coding sequence ATGCTGCAACCTCTTTTTTCCCGGGATCGGGAACTCCGCCTGGAGGATCTTAAGCTCCTGGCCGGTGAACTGATCCCTGTGGTCGCCGATCTGCTGCCTGTGCCGGCCCAAATCGATTTCTGGTATCCCGGGGCCCGGAATTCCCTGGTCCCGGAGGCTGAACTCGTGACCGTCTGCCGGGATGGCGGCCCGACTGTATGTCGGGATATCCTGGTGATTCCACTGGCTCTTTCAGGTGGAGAAGCCGGGGCTGTTCTTGTCTCGGCGGTGGATGGACCTTTACTTCGCAAGATGGCTCCCGAGTGGCTTGGTGATCTCCAGCGCCGCGTTCAGCGTCAGCTGCAGCAGTGCTGTCTGGGCTACGTCGACCCTCTCACTGGTCTTTATTCCTTGCGGGCACTGCAGAGAGCCGATGTTTCCGCCGGCCGAAACCGGTCCATGTTTCTCGTCCGGACCATTTTCCGGACCACCAGGGCCGGGACCGGACTGCAGCAGCTGATTCGGCTGGCCCATTTTTTTGAGGCCGCCCAGCCTGGATTCCGCTTTTACCTGGGGCAGGGGCTCTTCTGCCTGGTCTTCGATGTTGTGGAAAAACCGGCCGCTATTGCCCGCCGCCTGCTGCGTGTTTTACGCCGGGAGGGATGCAGCGGGGTGCACGTCGGTTTTCTTTCTGCTGCGGAAAAATCCCTCAGCCATATGCTGGAACAGTGCTGGGGAGCGCTGCTGACGGCTGAGCGGCGCGGCCCCTTCAGCCTGTGTGAATCCGGTCTGGATGCCGATCCTGCCAGCCACCCCCTGGCCATGGCTCCCCGCCGGGTGGTTGCCAGGTTGCAACGGCTCTGGCGGGGCCTGGACCGGTTCGCCCTGGTACTTCTGGAGAGCGAAGAGCAGCCGCCGTCGTCCTGGACCGGGATTTTGGCAGAGGTCCTGCCGGGTGAGGTATCTCTTGTTCCCTGGGGCTCCCGCCGGGCTTTTGTGCTCTTCCCCGGGATGGAAGGCGGTGCTGCCAGAGAGCAGGCCGGGAAGTTCCTTGACCATCTTTCCCATCGGAGTGGAGCATGTTTTTCCGCCGGAATCGGCTGCTGGCCCTGCCTGGGATACTCCAGGACCGCCACCATCCGCAACTGCCGCAAAGCCATCCTCCATGGCTCCTTTTACGGGCCAGGGGCCTGTGTGGTTTTTGATCATTTAAGTCTCAATGTGAGCGGCGACCATTCTTTCGACGAGGGTGACTACCGTCAGGCCGTGAGCGAGTACCGCCTGGGACTGCGGCTGCGTCCCGACGACACCAATCTGCTCAACAGTCTCGGGGTGGCCCTGTGCGAGATGAACCGGCTGCGCGAGGCCGGGAGATGTTTCAGCCGCGTCCTTGAACAGGATCCGGACGACCAGATGGCACTGGTGAACCTGGGCTATGTCCGGCGCCTTCAGGGACGGGAACAGGAGGCCGTTGCTTTTTTTGAACAGGCCCTGGTGCTCAAGCAGCAGGAAGAGGATCCCGACGGTCTGCGGGACCTGGCCCTGCAGCTGGGAAGGCTCTACTGCCGGCTGTACCGGTTCCCGGAAGCCGTGACCCTGTTCGGGCGGTTGGAGGAAGGCTGGTCAGGCAGACAGGAATTTTATTACTGTCGCCTTTTTGGCGCCGCCTGCCTGGAAACCGGACGGGAGGAAAGGGCAGTTACTCTGTTGCAGCGCGGGCTGCGGGTTTATCCCCATGATGCCCGGTCCATCAGTATGCTTGGTCTGTCCTATATCCTGACCGGTCAGGGCGATGAGCTGGGCCTTGAACTGTGTCGCAAGGCTCTGGCTATGAACGAGGCCAATCCCTGGCTGTGGCTCTATATGGGCCGGGCTCTGTGCCGGCTGGGACGTCACAGGGAGGCCTGGCAGGCTCTCCGTCGTGTCGGACGAAGAAAGCATGTCCGGCTGGCGGCCGATCTGCTCCGGGCCGAACTGTGGGCGGCAACAGGCTCCCGGTCAAGGGCTGCAGACCAGCTCAACAGGATCCTGCAATATGAAAATCTACCCGTCCCGGTGGCGGAGCTGGTGCACGGTCGTCTCGATGCCCTGGCCGCGCCGGTCAAGGAGAAGTAA
- the rsmA gene encoding 16S rRNA (adenine(1518)-N(6)/adenine(1519)-N(6))-dimethyltransferase RsmA produces the protein MSYQKTRDILKARGLAPHKKLGQNFLVHPHTAERIADLADIQPEDTIIEVGVGLGALTLPLATRARRVIGIETDAGLIRWHREEGDLPDNVVLRHEDILKTDLTELARDAGRLRFVANLPYSISTPFLFRLIRHHELVDWAVIMVQKEVALRLMAEPGTKEYGAPTVLLAACATVEPLLQVKPGEFHPRPRVDSMVIRLRFTPAAPMVNTPGVSLESLRRVVNAAFGQRRKTLVNALSAGGLGMDKETLAERIRDAGLAPSIRAEKLRLEDFISLTGALFPAPVPAAEFHGSDYKKK, from the coding sequence GTGAGCTATCAGAAAACCAGGGATATTCTCAAGGCCCGGGGGCTGGCACCCCATAAAAAACTGGGCCAGAACTTTCTGGTCCATCCCCATACCGCCGAGCGCATTGCCGACCTGGCCGACATCCAGCCCGAAGACACCATCATCGAGGTTGGCGTCGGGCTGGGCGCCCTGACCCTGCCGCTGGCAACCCGGGCCCGCAGGGTCATCGGTATTGAAACCGATGCCGGCCTGATCCGCTGGCACCGCGAAGAGGGAGATCTGCCCGACAATGTCGTGCTCCGCCATGAAGATATCCTTAAAACCGACCTGACAGAACTGGCTCGTGATGCCGGCCGGTTACGCTTTGTCGCCAACCTGCCCTACTCCATCTCCACCCCTTTTCTCTTCCGCCTGATCAGACACCATGAGCTGGTTGACTGGGCGGTGATCATGGTCCAGAAGGAGGTGGCCCTGCGGCTCATGGCCGAGCCCGGTACCAAGGAGTACGGCGCCCCCACCGTACTGCTGGCCGCCTGCGCCACAGTGGAACCCCTGCTCCAGGTCAAACCGGGCGAGTTCCACCCCCGGCCCCGGGTCGATTCCATGGTTATCCGTCTGCGTTTTACCCCGGCAGCACCAATGGTGAATACCCCCGGGGTATCCCTGGAATCGCTGCGCCGGGTGGTCAACGCCGCCTTTGGCCAGCGCCGCAAGACCCTGGTGAACGCCCTGTCTGCCGGCGGGCTGGGGATGGACAAGGAGACCCTGGCCGAGCGCATACGGGACGCCGGACTGGCCCCGTCCATCCGGGCCGAGAAGCTGCGCCTCGAAGACTTCATCTCCCTGACCGGCGCACTCTTCCCCGCCCCTGTTCCCGCAGCCGAATTCCACGGGTCTGACTACAAAAAAAAATAA
- a CDS encoding PilZ domain-containing protein, whose translation MYVFGRKCPRCKGRDLSPLTLQPWMDSFPAARHYHCRTCSQDILSFFPISVLLEKRTSERFKMPNNLLIRLKGQHEQFARIHDLSENGLRFSYNYDSQKFADTALEVDLYNCEQGTFLERLPIRVLSSTFETRKIGDSPTTIVWQGACFGQLNRAQKTILKNYITTYGQKEESPLSS comes from the coding sequence ATGTATGTATTTGGCAGAAAATGTCCCCGCTGCAAGGGGCGCGACTTGTCTCCCCTGACCCTCCAGCCCTGGATGGACTCCTTCCCGGCCGCCAGGCATTATCACTGCCGGACCTGCAGCCAGGACATTCTCTCCTTCTTTCCCATCTCGGTTCTCCTGGAAAAAAGGACGAGCGAACGGTTCAAGATGCCCAATAACCTCCTGATTCGACTCAAAGGACAGCACGAACAGTTCGCCAGGATCCACGACCTGTCGGAAAACGGCCTGCGATTCAGCTACAACTATGACAGCCAGAAATTTGCTGACACCGCCCTGGAGGTCGACTTGTATAACTGCGAGCAGGGAACATTTCTGGAAAGGCTGCCCATCCGGGTTCTTTCAAGTACCTTCGAAACCAGGAAGATAGGCGACAGCCCCACCACCATCGTCTGGCAGGGTGCCTGCTTCGGACAGCTGAACAGGGCCCAGAAGACGATCCTGAAAAACTACATCACCACCTACGGACAGAAAGAGGAGAGCCCTCTATCCTCCTGA
- a CDS encoding iron-containing alcohol dehydrogenase, translating to MVITNEETREKFGCGNRFLHPRVSILDPETTYTVPPDYTAYGAIDAIAHVLEFYFTTEDPSTPVQDRLMEGLVENSMLACERCLANPRDYQGRADLMWTATLALNGLTAAGLGRVGFPMHMIEHSLSALYDVPHGAGLSVVLPGWLSWRARTEPGKIAQLGQRVFGLANRPADELATETINRLRRWFIRVKSPVTLGELGIDRQDIPHIAKNALGLARIWRLKEYDQPRIEEILRFCL from the coding sequence ATGGTGATCACCAACGAGGAAACCAGGGAAAAATTCGGCTGCGGCAACCGGTTTCTCCACCCCAGGGTCTCTATCCTCGACCCCGAGACCACCTACACGGTGCCGCCGGACTACACGGCCTACGGCGCCATTGACGCCATTGCCCATGTGCTGGAATTCTATTTCACCACCGAAGATCCCTCGACCCCGGTGCAGGACCGACTCATGGAGGGGTTGGTGGAAAACAGCATGCTGGCCTGCGAGCGGTGCCTGGCCAATCCCCGCGACTACCAGGGCCGGGCGGACCTGATGTGGACCGCCACCCTGGCCCTGAACGGTCTGACCGCCGCCGGACTTGGCCGGGTCGGTTTCCCCATGCACATGATCGAACATTCCCTGAGCGCTCTTTATGATGTGCCTCACGGGGCCGGCCTGTCAGTGGTCCTGCCCGGCTGGCTCAGCTGGCGGGCCAGGACAGAGCCGGGAAAAATCGCCCAGCTGGGCCAGCGGGTCTTTGGTCTGGCCAATCGACCGGCGGATGAGCTCGCGACCGAGACTATCAACCGACTGCGCCGGTGGTTTATCCGGGTCAAGAGTCCTGTTACCCTGGGTGAGCTTGGCATTGATCGGCAGGATATCCCCCATATAGCCAAAAACGCCCTTGGGCTGGCCCGGATATGGCGACTCAAGGAGTATGATCAGCCGCGCATCGAAGAGATCCTGCGGTTCTGCCTGTGA